One segment of Solanum lycopersicum chromosome 1, SLM_r2.1 DNA contains the following:
- the LOC138340886 gene encoding uncharacterized protein → MGDTSTDVNAGNSLKRPNFNSPFYLHPSENATSTLVPMVFDGTSYRSWRRSALRALSVKNKTGFINGKIVKPSFTDPSFMQWERCDDMVTSWVLNSLSPELRDSLQYVNNAKELWEELEDRYDQTNGCKLYQLQKEINDLIQGSLDITGYYTKMKKLWEEMSAIDVNSQCSCVCTSGGKVKLYKAEQDRRLIHFLMGLNEMYTAVRGNILMMATLPTMAQTFAILSQEERQREMKPSNHMALESTSLNASMLSQSNSINSSSYKGGIGRGNGSYNNTGSFNNNNAGNFNNTNAYRGNSNAGNRSNMFCEYCK, encoded by the coding sequence atgggtgatacttcAACTGATGTGAATGCTGGTAACTCCTTAAAACGACCAAATTTTAATAGCCCTTTCTATCTGCATCCTTCTGAAAATGCTACTTCTACCTTGGTTCCTATGGTGTTTGATGGGACCAGTTACAGATCATGGAGAAGATCAGCCCTTAGAGCATTGTCCGTTAAGAATAAAACTGGATTCATCAATGGTAAAATTGTGAAACCAAGCTTTACAGATCCATCATTCATGCAGTGGGAGAGGTGTGATGATATGGTGACATCTTGGGTTCTAAACTCCCTCTCCCCAGAGCTACGAGATAGTCTGCAATATGTGAACAATGCTAAGGAATTGTGGGAGGAATTGGAGGATAGATATGATCAGACTAATGGCTGTAAGCTATATCAGTTGCAGAAGGAGATAAATGATTTGATACAAGGCAGTCTAGACATCACAGGTTATTATACAAAGATGAAGAAGTTGTGGGAGGAAATGAGTGCAATTGATGTGAATTCACAATGTAGTTGTGTGTGTACTTCTGGAGGAAAGGTAAAACTGTATAAAGCTGAACAGGACAGAAGACTTATACACTTCTTGATGGGCTTAAATGAGATGTACACTGCTGTGCGAGGGAACATCCTCATGATGGCTACTTTGCCTACAATGGCACAGACATTTGCTATCCTGTCACAGGAAGAGAGGCAGAGAGAAATGAAGCCTTCAAATCATATGGCTTTGGAGTCCACTTCACTTAATGCATCTATGTTGTCTCAAAGTAATTCAATAAATTCTAGTTCTTATAAAGGAGGCATAGGTAGGGGAAATGGAAGTTACAACAACACTGGCAGTTTTAACAATAACAATGCTGGAAATTTCAACAACACTAATGCCTATAGGGGAAACTCTAATGCTGGTAACAGATCAAATATGTTTTGTGAGTATTGTAAATGA